One Dermacentor andersoni chromosome 6, qqDerAnde1_hic_scaffold, whole genome shotgun sequence genomic window carries:
- the LOC126521925 gene encoding uncharacterized protein gives MALGSWNRCGGRPPIFEYYVTEFPLPEEGNFRAICKVCNTSISASRRATSNLISHMKRKHPGVYHDNGSAGRMMDVASVPQLMGSSGSSQLGSVQQYVDQRQQQVTDALVSLLAGSLLDPGIVDTREFRRLLSLLDSSYEPPTASQLVYGLLPGRRWGLQQRAMLLLETAQSVALTQDVWLGSTSCVSVSAHFILNWRLRTVFLAGRYFVDADPAESVQQLMAEALAQYGLGEKVAHAAVYAAAGVVRSFQTCLPGFSACEEGAALPGSAGALPGASDGDWRPLPGNLLNLDSKDLGPLFVEGLGCFAEALQTCVADGLLDDLHLEAAVNKVSGLVELARGLPQGTLDSVRQAVESGCSTWHGQLRVVRATAGSPLEVLQGAAPALGFTPDDLETLRELSELMEPFEEAFHLSRGEGRITASYVVPCIRGLRAHLEAARPFRLVSAASRLAAALTTHLSKFEGSETFALCSMLDPRFKLRWCAQEGEERQRFTALLGTKVQEADGDRDTTSPPECDEPPCERRQSKLFRYMSPGGGSSAEGPQHQAAPQCWEVSSYLATPCLPETGCPLDFWRQHQGQYPKLAQLACRLLSVPATAAHILRMCRVGGKVANPADFRLNGVTFENLMFVKCNQGLR, from the exons CGCAAGCACCCTGGCGTGTATCATGACAATGGCAGCGCTGGCCGGATGATGGACGTGGCCAGCGTGCCCCAGCTGATGGGCAGCAGCGGAAGCAGTCAGCTGGGCTCAGTGCAGCAATACGTagatcagcggcagcagcaagtGACAGATGCACTGGTCAGCCTGCTGGCAGGCAGCCTGCTTGATCCAGGCATTGTGGACACGCGTGAGTTCCGACGcctgctgagcctgctcgactcgAGCTACGAGCCACCCACAGCATCGCAGCTGGTTTACGGGCTGCTGCCTGGCCGCCGCTGGGGGCTGCAACAGCGTGCCATGCTGCTGCTGGAGACGGCACAGAGTGTTGCCCTTACACAG GATGTCTGGCTCGGATCCACATCTTGCGTGAGTGTGTCGGCACACTTCATCCTCAACTGGCGTCTGCGCACCGTGTTCCTGGCCGGCCGCTACTTTGTGGACGCTGACCCTGCCGAGAGCGTGCAGCAGCTGATGGCCGAAGCACTGGCGCAGTATGGGCTGGGCGAGAAAGTGGCGCATGCGGCTGTGTACGCTGCGGCGGGTGTGGTTCGCAGCTTTCAGACGTGCCTCCCCGGTTTCTCGGCCTGCGAAGAAGGTGCTGCTTTGCCAGGGTCAGCAGGGGCTCTGCCAGGGGCCAGCGACGGGGACTGGAGGCCTCTGCCAGGCAACTTGCTGAATCTGGACTCTAAGGACCTTGGGCCACTCTTTGTGGAAGGTTTGGGGTGCTTTGCAGAAGCGCTGCAGACTTGCGTGGCTGATGGCCTTCTAGATGACCTTCACCTTGAGGCAGCGGTCAACAAG GTCAGTGGACTTGTTGAGTTGGCTCGAGGATTGCCACAAGGGACTCTGGATTCAGTCCGCCAAGCGGTCGAGTCTGGCTGCTCCACTTGGCACGGGCAGCTGCGGGTGGTTCGCGCCACCGCCGGGTCGCCCCTTGAGGTCTTGCAGGGAGCCGCACCTGCCCTGGGCTTCACACCCGATGACCTTGAAACTCTTCGGGAACTCTCCGAGCTCATGGAACCTTTCGAGGAAGCCTTCCACCTCAGCCGTGGCGAAGGCCGTATCACAGCAAGTTACGTGGTGCCTTGCATCCGCGGGCTGCGTGCCCACCTCGAAGCAGCTCGGCCTTTCCGGCTGGTGTCGGCCGCAAGCCGCCTTGCCGCAGCCCTCACCACTCACCTATCCAAGTTCGAAGGGAGTGAGACCTTCGCACTGTGCTCCATGCTAGACCCACGATTCAAGCTTCGCTGGTGTGCACAGGAGGGGGAAGAGCGGCAGAGGTTCACAGCACTGCTGGGCACCAAAGTCCAGGAGGCAGACGGTGACCGAGACACGACATCGCCGCCTGAGTGCGACGAGCCCCCGTGCGAGCGCCGCCAGAGCAAGTTGTTTCGCTACATGAGCCCAGGGGGAGGGTCCTCTGCCGAGGGTCCTCAGCACCAAGCTGCTCCCCAGTGCTGGGAGGTGAGCAGCTACCTGGCGACGCCGTGCTTGCCTGAGACGGGGTGCCCCCTTGACTTTTGGCGCCAACACCAGGGTCAGTACCCAAAGTTGGCCCAGCTGGCCTGCCGGCTTCTGAGTGTGCCTGCCACGGCGGCGCACATCCTCCGCATGTGCCGTGTGGGCGGCAAGGTAGCCAACCCTGCCGATTTTCGGCTTAACGGGGTCACATTCGAAAATCTCATGTTTGTCAAATGTAACCAGGGTCTCAGGTAG